Within the Ensifer adhaerens genome, the region ATTGCTTTGTCCGTTAGCGCCTGTATCGGGACCGCCTCGGTGGCATCCCTGGTATTGGCTGAGCCTGGTAAACGTCCCTTGCTCGAGGCGTCGGCTCCTGACCTGTGGACCGCGACGCCGGTTCGGATTGATCCGAGTGAGCAGCATTACGAACGTCTGCCGGCTGTCTATTCCACCTATGTCACAAACCCGATCCCAGCAAAATTGGTGACACGGAGATCTCGCACGGTTTGGAAATCGACCGCTACTCCAGACGAGCTTTCGACAGCGCAGGCCGATGCGTGCTCAAATCGGTATCAATCATACGACCCGGTCACAAACACCTATCGGTCCTACGGTGGGCACAGGCGGACCTGCGGGGCGTCTCACGCAAACCAGCATAAAAACCAGAAAGGCCGGAGTGCTCAGATCAATCCCCGTTTCGTGGGCTATGGAGCGGACAATCTGCGCATTGCTCAGTGTGCCGCGCGATACCAGTCGTACCGCGCCTTTGACAACACCTATCAGCCGTACGACGGTCCTCGCCGTCCTTGCTTGCCACCCTCCGGTGATGTGCGACTTGAAGCTTTGGAGACGCACTAATCGAGCGGTCAAAGTTTAGCCCCTATTCGACCCTAGTTTTTTAGGGGCCGCCTTCAACGTATGGTGCGACCGACCAGACCTTTCACGCTTCCTTTGAAGCAAACGGCAACCTCGCGGCAAAAAAATCGTAGCTGACCAGAGAGTTGGCTCCACAAGGAAGAGGCCCGTAAAGGGCGCAGCTCCGAGGGGATGTTCAATGCTGAATATGCGCGACCGTCAATTGGACGGATTGCGAGCCGCTGCCGTTTCAATGGTTCTGTACGCGCATTTTTTTGCCGCGGGCGGTTCGCAAATCGGGCACATCGGTGTTCGGCTGTTCTTCGTTCTCAGCGGCTTTCTGATCACACGATTGCTGCTTGATGCCCGCTCCGCCACGCAATTCGAACCGGAAACGGTTCTCAAATCCTTTTACGTGCGTCGCGCCCTGCGCATCTTTCCACCCTATTTCGGCATGTTGGCAGTCCTGTGGTCGATCAACCTGGAAGGCGCCAGGGAGGGCTGGTTCTGGCATGCGCTTTATCTCTCGAACTTCTGGTATGCGCTGAAAGACGCCTGGACACCTTGGATCCTATGCCACACCTGGAGCCTGAGCATTGAAGAGCAATTCTACATTGCCTGGCCGCTGCTTGTTTTAATGACACCGCGCCAACTGCTTGGGCGGCTTTGCGTCAGCGTGATCGCCAGTTCGTTGGCCTACCGCTTCTATTGGCCGCTGACGGGTGAGCCCTCTCTTGCGCGCGACCTGCTGCCTCCCGCCTCGATGGACGCCCTGGCGGCCGGAGCCCTTCTCGCAGTTTACCGTTCGACGACCATGTCTTGGCCGCGATGGATGACGGTCAGCTGGGTGCCGCTTTCCATCTTCTCTTTGGCGCTCCTTTGGGCCCGATCGGCGTCAACGGGCCCCGTGCCCGATTGGCTCGTCTGGATCGGTCTTGAAGCCGTTCCGCTGGTTCCGATTGCTATGTTGGTGGGGGCAGCGTCCACTGGCTTTGGCGGCCGGGTCGGCAGGTTGCTCGAACTTCAGCCGGTGACGGCGCTCGGGCGCGTCAGCTACGGCGCTTATCTGTATCATCCCGTCGTGCTTGCACTGGTCGTCAGTGCGCAAGCCTGGATACCGTTCAACGTTGCCGAGCAGGGGCTCGCACGCTTGCTCATCGCCGGCTCCGTCACATTGATCGTGGCTGCTTTTTCCTGGCACGCATTCGAAAAGCCGCTCAATGCCCTGAAGCGGTATTTCCCCTACGTACGTCCGAACAGCGGCGTTGGAGTCGTCGCGATGACCACGACCCAAGCGACCGATTGGCTCGCCGGGCAAAAGGGCGAGAGGCAGCATGCGGTTCACCTATCGGGTGAGAGGACCTCTGCCCGAAAGACGCTTCAAGCGTCAGATCTGCAATAATATTCGAGGTTGTCCATGACCGTTCCGTTGGTTTCCGTCCTCCTGCCTGTCTATAACGCCGAGCCCTATCTCGCAGCGGCGATTGAAAGCATTCTGCGGCAGGACCACCAGCGGCTGGAGATCATTGCCATCAACGACGGCTCGCGCGATCGCTCGCTCGAAATCATGCAACGCTACCAGCAAATGGACGGTCGCATCACCATCGTCTCGCGCGAAAATCGCGGGCTGATTGCAACCTTGAATGAGGGACTGGCGCTGGCGAAGGGCGATCTCATCGCCCGAATGGATGCCGACGACATTTCCTATCCCTCACGGCTCTCACGTCAGGTGTCCTTGTTCGTTCAGCAGCCGCAGTTGGCGCTCTGCGGCACGGGCATCGACACGCTGCTTGGCGACCGCATCATTCGTGGCACGCCCGATCCGATCTACCAGCCGGCAAGCCTCAGGGCGTTGTCGAAGTTTTTTACGATCTTCATTCACTCGACCGTTGTCTACAACAGGCACGTCATCCCGCAAGACATGCTGCGCTATGACGCCCAGTATGTGCATGCGGAGGATTTCGATCTCTTCCGGCGCGTCACCGACCGATTTCCTGCTAAGATGATTGATGAGGCGCTGATCGCTTACCGCATCCATGGCAACAGCGTGACGAACATGCACAAGCGCCAGATGCGCCGCACGCATCTGGCGATCGTCGCCGAAAACCTCGAGCGCGAACGTCTTTGTGACAACCCGGGTGCGCTTAACCACATAGGTCTTGCGGTTACCTCAGAAACGATCCGGCAAGCGGCCACGTGCATTCACTCCGTCGAAGACAGGATCTCGGCGCTTCCGCCGCAAACCCGCAAAGGCTACGAAGCGGGCGCGTTGAACCTCTTCTATTTTCTCTATCAGTTCGTCAGCGACGAACGTCGGCCGGAACTCACTCATGAATTTTTGACGCAAACGGGAAAATGGGGGCTCATCCGTCGTCGGGAACGATATGGCCTTATCACGGGGGCGCGTGCCCCGTGGTGCAGCCGCCTGTCACTGGCGGCCACCAGCCGGCTGGACGCTTGGTCGCGATACCGGCGTTCCGTGCCAGCGGCAAGCGTGCTTCCACTTGTTGGGGAGACGCTGGCATGACCATCGAGGGCCTGAAGCCGACAGCGGTGGAACGGGGTAACATTGCAGAGGCATCGGTGGCCTTGGCGAAAACGTCAAGTGCGGCGCCTTTCGCAAGCTTTATCGTCTGCACGCGCAACCGCGCCGAAGCGCTCGAGACCTGCGTCCGGTCGATCGAGGCGGCCTGCGGTGTCGATGCTTTCGTCCGGTGGGAATTGATCGTCGTTGACAACGGATCAACCGAT harbors:
- a CDS encoding acyltransferase family protein, producing MLNMRDRQLDGLRAAAVSMVLYAHFFAAGGSQIGHIGVRLFFVLSGFLITRLLLDARSATQFEPETVLKSFYVRRALRIFPPYFGMLAVLWSINLEGAREGWFWHALYLSNFWYALKDAWTPWILCHTWSLSIEEQFYIAWPLLVLMTPRQLLGRLCVSVIASSLAYRFYWPLTGEPSLARDLLPPASMDALAAGALLAVYRSTTMSWPRWMTVSWVPLSIFSLALLWARSASTGPVPDWLVWIGLEAVPLVPIAMLVGAASTGFGGRVGRLLELQPVTALGRVSYGAYLYHPVVLALVVSAQAWIPFNVAEQGLARLLIAGSVTLIVAAFSWHAFEKPLNALKRYFPYVRPNSGVGVVAMTTTQATDWLAGQKGERQHAVHLSGERTSARKTLQASDLQ
- a CDS encoding BA14K family protein, translating into MKAIASLAFGIALSVSACIGTASVASLVLAEPGKRPLLEASAPDLWTATPVRIDPSEQHYERLPAVYSTYVTNPIPAKLVTRRSRTVWKSTATPDELSTAQADACSNRYQSYDPVTNTYRSYGGHRRTCGASHANQHKNQKGRSAQINPRFVGYGADNLRIAQCAARYQSYRAFDNTYQPYDGPRRPCLPPSGDVRLEALETH
- a CDS encoding glycosyltransferase family 2 protein, giving the protein MTVPLVSVLLPVYNAEPYLAAAIESILRQDHQRLEIIAINDGSRDRSLEIMQRYQQMDGRITIVSRENRGLIATLNEGLALAKGDLIARMDADDISYPSRLSRQVSLFVQQPQLALCGTGIDTLLGDRIIRGTPDPIYQPASLRALSKFFTIFIHSTVVYNRHVIPQDMLRYDAQYVHAEDFDLFRRVTDRFPAKMIDEALIAYRIHGNSVTNMHKRQMRRTHLAIVAENLERERLCDNPGALNHIGLAVTSETIRQAATCIHSVEDRISALPPQTRKGYEAGALNLFYFLYQFVSDERRPELTHEFLTQTGKWGLIRRRERYGLITGARAPWCSRLSLAATSRLDAWSRYRRSVPAASVLPLVGETLA